CTAGCCTCGTATCCCAAGACCGTACCAGGGCAAGCTGCGCGTTGCCTTCTACGCCCAGTCTCTTTCATCATCCACAATGTCCAACCAAGGCCAAGCCACGAAGTCGCTGGGACCTCAGCCCGGACGTGCAGTACAGCAACACCACGAGGTGGTGGACGCTgaaacatacctacctacacaacATCCGCACAACACATAGCCCTCCGCCCATAACAGGTTTGGCAACCGGTGGCGGTAAAGTTCATTCATCTTTTGGGAGATGCGCATGCAGACCGGCAGCGGAACTGTTGGTCACATCACCTCGACATTCCCATCGGGTCCTACATGTATCCCGTAGACGTTTTCTGTCGTCACCGGGGACATAGCTAGCGAAGGCTGAAGTAGTAAGAATGGGCACGGCAAGGGTGACATTTCAGCTCTACCTAGATTTCTGGTCCGTCCTTGTTAGTTGATCAAGCCTGATACTGACATTCAAAGTTGCAATGATAGGTATCTAGGTACGTTTCAGTTCAGTTGAGTACATGCAGGGtactacctagaggtaggtgtcATCCAGTGTCTACACTGCCAGGGAGTCATCTTTTCATCTTTTTTCTTCACATTTTTCTACCTAGATACCTATCACTAGGTCTCTGTCAGTGAaccattttttttcttaatttctattttatcttttccttcattttattttaatttttttttaaatttttttttaattttttttttttttttttttttttttcttttgcacCCAACTCGCTATGGGttcgctacctacctcccgTCTGCAGGCCGCTTCACCAACACGCCCCTCTCTAGCACAGGGCAGATACAGGCACATTAGCACAGGATCAAGTAAGTAGAGAGGACAGGAATGACGTCTTGAGCCTgtctgtttcttttttttttaattttctttttttttccttcttttctcttcttttcttccgaCCCTCCTGGTCATCAATATGACGGccaacatcatcattatcactGAGAAAGAGCTTTCTGTACCTTACACTACCTGAAGGTCTGAGAGGACAAGGCAGGGTAACTTGCAGATTGActcggtaggtacctacaatAGTGCAGTGTCTGTTCTGTGGGACTGGTCACTACCTGGGTAGGTAGTTGGGTGTAAGGGGAGATAGaaccaacaagaagaaaagatcTGTTTACTTGCCTACCGTTCGACATGAGATGTTGGAGAGATAATATGGGCGCAACTGTTTCAGTCATGTCGTATTATTGGTGTTTATTTGATTCGGTTGTGGTTTGGATAGGTACACATTGGTCGAAGGGTTCATTTTGCCTGGAAATTCGCGTCAGCAAGGGGAGGAAGTAACTCGGATCGAACCGGTCGGAGATTATCAGGATGGCTTCTGCTTTTGTTAAAGTTATCTCTGAACCATTCAAAAGAATACCTCTAGCAAATGATTGTTTTTACACTAATTGCCCTGTCAATATGAAATGCTATTTCACAGTGTCTGCCCTCGATGTTGTCTTGCCGTCTACGGGTGTAAGGGATTTGTCTCGGCAGCGAAACTGGTCCCAGCTGAATCCAGTGTCCGCAGCAAGCAACACCGGGCGAAATACGGATGTTGGGATGGAGTATGATGCTTTGATTCTCATTAAGTTCGTTATCTAATAATGATTAGGTACCTTACTTTACTTTACTCATGTTCCGCCCAtgccatccatccctccAGTCCATGCCAGTTCCGATTCCATCCCATCGCCTACCTAATATACAACCAAAACAAAgttgaaaggaagaaaaaactAGAGAAAAAACGCCCGCTGTGCCATTACCAAACCGTCTACATCTCCTCTCATTATTCACAACACCTTTCTCCCCCACCGCCCCTCTACTCGTAAGCCGCAAGCTCCCCCCCTCCACAAATCAGACCAATTAGTTACCGCTGCGGCACCACGGGCGTAGGCGGCATATTCCTGATTTGCTTAATCAAAAACTCCCTCTCATCAATAAACTGCTCGTCATCCGTCCTATCCTCCAGAAAGTGACTCAAAAAGTGCAGTAACTTTTCTCGATTCATCAACAAAATCTTTTGCACCGGCACGCTCTTGTGGGGGTTGGCGACAAACACCTTGAAGACATGGAAGCCTTCGTACTGGACCATCTTGCGGTCGTCTCGGAGCAGGTTCATGCAGATCTTGAGGTGCTCGCCGCGGTCAACGTAGGCGGTCATGACGTTGTAGTTGGATCGGTCCAAGAGGATCTCGCCGAGGAGTTTGATGGATTGGCGCTTGGTGACGTACGAGGTGGACTGGATTAGAATGGAGTTGTATttggagaagaaaaggtcAAAGTTAGTTTGGAGGTAGTGGGGGACTAGGTCTTTGTGTTTTGTGAGGAGTTCCTGCAACATTGCATTTTGCCTTGTTAGTGAATCATGCCGAAAGAGGGCCGAGGGGGGAGGGTCAAGGGgagacgaaaaaaaaaaaaagagaaacacATACCCGGAAGGTAGTAAAGGCATCAGCCGCCACTTCAAACGAGCCCCTATCTATCCAGTCAAAGAAGGACCAAAATATCCCGTTGCCCGTCTGCTTCCTGTTCCTATCAATGGCCCCGACTCCCCGCGCACTCGACCCTGgctcgtcgccgtcgtcgtgcAGAATCACGGCCGTGGCGGCCTCACTGCTCTTGATGAGCTCTTTCAGAACGGTACCCGCGTGTTGTGCGCTTTCCTTGTGGTCGTAGCCCTTGCACAGCTCGATCAGGACCTGGGGCCGTCTTTCCACCACGTATGCGAGGGCGAGCGGTTCGGCGCGGGCGGGCGCGTTGGGTGGGCGGAAGCGGAAGACGTAGGAGAAGATGACTTGGGTGTCTTTCCGGGAGTCGAAGGGGAGGCGGTAGAGgttgatggcgaggaggtaCAGGAGGTCTTCTTCGATCATGCCCGTGACCAATTGGTATTGGTGTTCGAGGGAGGCTTCTTGTTCTGGTGTAGACAAAGTGTTGGTCAGTCAACCACCGGTGGACACATATGGGTTTGGATAGGATATCGATATGGGTATAAGTTCAACATACCATGGGTCCCTTGTAGTAACTGTTTCATTTGTGACAGTACTTTGGccagctcctccaccttTCCCTGGGGACCCTGATCGAGCTTGACGACATGTTCGCGGGCTTGTCGGGGCAGATCGCTGACGTTGGTTCTTGTCCTTGCTCTCCCAAAGAGGAATGACATTTTGGCCTTGGatgagtagaggtaggtaccgtgGAAGTCGGAATGGGTGTCGAGAGTAGTAGAGTGTGTGTTGTCCAAGGATGGCAAGTGTCGGAGGGTCAACAACGAACAGTGAGAGGAGTCCGGGCCGTCGGTCGTGACTTGGTTGGTGTCGCGACAACGAAGCGGATCGAAGAGCGACGGGACGGAGTGGTGGTCAACAAGGTGTTTGGATGGATGCATGTCCAGGGGTCTGGCCAGTGGAAATTGTTAAGCTCAGGCCCTGCACTTCCAATGCGGGTGTATTTGTTAGCCTGCGACCTCGGGTCAACCTGACTGCCGGGGTGTCTCTACACTTTCAATCCACGCCTCCTTATTTCTATCAAGTGTCTGATGAAATGTGActtgtaggtacctacatactAAGACACTGATGGcgtatatttaactttatactTCCATCCATTCAGCCATATTAAAGAGTGAGTCCTTCTACTTTTGGAGACGGAATCAAAAGGGTGGTGCTTGGAGTATCAGAAGTATCCAGCTAACAGACACATTGGATTGAGAGAGTGCCTGGATGCAGGGACACAGCGGGAACCATGCGTCTATTGAGAGAAATGTAAAAGTGTTAGTGAGTACTCAAATTCACACCCCATTTGCAATAGCAAAAGATGTCTCTCGTAtctcagcaacaccaactgAACCCCGCAAACCGCCCGTCCCATCTGTTTCTTGCCCCTCTGTTTTACTATCGGATTGCCGCCCGCCCCCCACCACCAATCCGCTGCGGCCGGTCGCATTGTTCTGGAATTCCACTTGGAAGAAGTCCGTCGACTTTCTCCAAACGAGTCACACTCCCGCGCGCCCGTCTGCCTTTTTCCCCGACACTTCGCGGCGACAGGAACGTACATAGAGGTGAGTCAGGTCCCGTTGTCTATACACTACTTACACTACTGCTCCAAACCCCTCTTTTTTCTGTCACATAGCTAGTCTATCTGTTTGCGACTCAAGTAGAGAGCAGCGCATATCAACAACAGACTTGGGGAAAACTCTTTCCGTTCTCAAGGTCTCAACACCAAGagacaccatcatcaccatcaccaccaccaaactaGCTAACTAACACCCAATACCCCAGGCCACTCTCAACGTCCGCCCACCATGTCGATCGATTTCcccaaggaagaggaaaacaCCATCCAGCGATGGCGCGAGATCAAGGCCTTTGAGACCCAGGTCGAGCTGTCCAAGGGCAACCCGCTCTACACCTTCTACGATGGCCCGCCCTTCGCCACCGGCCTCCCCCACTACGGCCACTTGCTGGCCTCGACCATCAAGGACATCATCCCCCGATACTGGTCCATGAAGGGCTTCCACGTCGAGCGCCGCTTCGGCTGGGACACGCACGGCCTGCCCATCGAGCACGAGATCGACAAGAAGCTGGGCATCTCGGGCAAGGCCGCCGTCATGGAGATTGGCCTCGAGAACTACAACGCCGAGTGCCGGTCCATCGTCATGAGGTATCGCGAGGAGTGGCGCCACACGGTCGAGCGTCTCGGTCGCTGGATCGACTTTGACAACGACTACAAGACCATGGACCCGACCTTCATGGAGTCCGAGTGGTGGGTCTTCAAGCAGCTGTTCGACAAGGGCCAGGTCTACCGCGGCTACCGCGTCATGCCCTACTCGACCgccctcaccaccgccctcTCCAACTTCGAGGCCAACCAGAACTACCAGGACGTCACCGAtcccgccgtcgtcgtcgccttcCCCTTGATCGAGGACCCCAACACCTGCCTCCTTGCCTGGACCACCACGCCCTGGACCCTGCCCTCCCACACCGGCCTGGCCGCCCACCCCGACTTTGAATATGTCAAGATCGCCGACGAGAAGAGCGGAAAGAACTACATCCTGCTCGAGAAGCTCTTGACGACGCTCTACAAGGAccccaagaaggccaagttcAAGGTGCTCGAG
The Neurospora crassa OR74A linkage group II, whole genome shotgun sequence DNA segment above includes these coding regions:
- the hym-1 gene encoding conidiophore development protein hymA, with product MSFLFGRARTRTNVSDLPRQAREHVVKLDQGPQGKVEELAKVLSQMKQLLQGTHEQEASLEHQYQLVTGMIEEDLLYLLAINLYRLPFDSRKDTQVIFSYVFRFRPPNAPARAEPLALAYVVERRPQVLIELCKGYDHKESAQHAGTVLKELIKSSEAATAVILHDDGDEPGSSARGVGAIDRNRKQTGNGIFWSFFDWIDRGSFEVAADAFTTFRELLTKHKDLVPHYLQTNFDLFFSKYNSILIQSTSYVTKRQSIKLLGEILLDRSNYNVMTAYVDRGEHLKICMNLLRDDRKMVQYEGFHVFKVFVANPHKSVPVQKILLMNREKLLHFLSHFLEDRTDDEQFIDEREFLIKQIRNMPPTPVVPQR